One Thalassospira marina DNA window includes the following coding sequences:
- a CDS encoding AraC family transcriptional regulator has translation MNEDRLRQNLADLIARHCQQAKRPTLIDGLTLYCARKPAMPVQTVYNPRLCVVVQGAKNIGLDGRDYRVDAQNCLAVMVDLPVTAAITDASDDSPHYALSLEFDRSLLAAVFMEMAYSKPLGETQQKPGLARTPLDENILEPLVRLVSLLSKPEDIGFMAPLALRELYYRLLRGAQGPLLCQIAMQGSYLTRVGLATGWLREHYAEPVQIEELARLAGMGRTTFHRYFRAITSFTPLQYRTHLRLQEARRRLMTEGEDISTIAFAMGYDSPSQFTREYRKTYGTAPRQDRAEFRKRAGLDASADAVENRHENRALP, from the coding sequence ATGAACGAAGACCGGTTGCGCCAAAACCTGGCTGACCTGATTGCACGCCATTGCCAGCAGGCGAAACGCCCGACCCTGATTGACGGGTTGACCCTGTATTGTGCGCGCAAACCGGCCATGCCGGTGCAAACCGTTTATAACCCGCGCCTGTGCGTGGTGGTGCAGGGTGCAAAAAACATTGGCCTTGATGGCCGTGATTATCGCGTTGATGCGCAAAACTGCCTGGCGGTTATGGTGGATTTGCCCGTCACCGCCGCCATTACCGATGCCAGTGATGACAGCCCGCATTACGCGCTAAGCCTGGAATTTGACCGTTCGCTTTTGGCCGCCGTCTTTATGGAAATGGCCTATTCCAAACCCCTGGGCGAAACCCAGCAAAAACCCGGCCTTGCCCGCACCCCGCTTGATGAAAACATCCTGGAGCCATTGGTCCGGCTGGTTTCGCTGTTATCAAAGCCCGAAGATATCGGCTTTATGGCGCCACTTGCCCTGCGCGAGCTTTATTACCGCCTGCTGCGCGGCGCACAGGGGCCGCTTTTATGCCAGATCGCCATGCAGGGCAGTTATCTAACCCGGGTGGGCCTGGCAACCGGCTGGCTGCGTGAACATTATGCCGAACCCGTCCAGATCGAGGAACTCGCCCGGCTGGCCGGGATGGGGCGCACAACATTTCACCGCTATTTCCGCGCGATCACATCCTTTACGCCGCTGCAATATCGCACGCATTTACGCCTGCAGGAGGCCCGCCGCCGCCTGATGACCGAGGGCGAGGATATCAGCACCATTGCCTTTGCCATGGGCTATGACAGCCCGTCGCAATTTACCCGTGAATATCGCAAAACATATGGCACCGCCCCCCGGCAGGACCGGGCAGAGTTTCGCAAACGCGCCGGGCTGGATGCCAGTGCCGATGCCGTCGAAAACCGTCACGAGAATCGCGCGTTACCGTAA
- a CDS encoding aspartate aminotransferase family protein, protein MTTSDSGTLNAGLGNSAASRDVASVLHPYTNFTAHEKTGPLVITKGNGIYVSDDNGNSYIEGMAGLWCASLGFSEKRLVAAATKQLETLPFYHNFASRSTDPTIDLAAKLLEMAPVPMSKIFFANSGSEATDSAIKMVWYYHNAIGRPEKKKIISRKRGYHGVTVASASLTGLPGNHKLFDLPIDRILHTETPHFWREAQPYETEEDFATRLAESLEDLIQAEGPETVAAFIAEPIMGAGGVVVPPRTYFEKIQEVLARYDILFIADEVICGFGRTGRLFATETYRLKPDMITVAKQLSSAYQPISALFINEKIYAALKKGADEVGVFGHGFTYSGHPVAAAVALETLKIYEEDGIVDHVREVMGHFQKRLRDLNKFDNVGETRGRGLIGAFELVADKCAKTPFTPTGWAGKAVAELCLKEGVILRAMGDSVALCPPLIITDEQIDDMFDKIEVALGKWQQAI, encoded by the coding sequence ATGACCACATCTGATTCCGGCACGTTAAACGCAGGCCTGGGCAATTCGGCCGCCAGCCGCGACGTTGCCAGCGTTTTGCATCCCTATACCAATTTCACCGCACATGAAAAAACCGGCCCGCTGGTAATTACCAAAGGCAACGGCATTTATGTCAGCGATGATAATGGCAACAGCTATATCGAGGGGATGGCGGGTTTATGGTGTGCATCACTGGGATTTAGCGAAAAACGCCTGGTTGCAGCGGCCACAAAGCAGTTGGAAACCCTGCCATTTTACCACAATTTCGCATCACGCAGCACCGACCCCACCATTGATCTGGCGGCAAAACTTCTGGAAATGGCACCGGTGCCGATGTCGAAAATCTTTTTCGCCAATTCGGGGTCCGAAGCCACCGACAGCGCGATCAAGATGGTGTGGTATTATCACAACGCCATTGGCCGCCCGGAAAAGAAGAAAATCATTTCGCGCAAACGCGGCTATCACGGTGTCACCGTCGCATCGGCATCGCTAACGGGGCTTCCGGGCAATCACAAGCTGTTTGATTTGCCGATTGACCGTATTTTGCATACCGAAACCCCGCATTTCTGGCGCGAAGCCCAGCCCTATGAAACCGAGGAAGACTTTGCCACCCGCCTTGCCGAATCCCTTGAAGATCTGATCCAGGCAGAAGGCCCGGAAACCGTGGCGGCCTTCATTGCCGAACCGATCATGGGGGCTGGTGGTGTGGTTGTGCCGCCGCGCACCTATTTTGAAAAAATCCAGGAAGTTCTGGCGCGTTACGACATCCTGTTCATTGCCGATGAAGTGATTTGTGGCTTTGGACGTACCGGTCGCCTGTTTGCCACTGAAACCTACCGCTTGAAGCCCGATATGATCACGGTGGCAAAGCAGCTTTCATCGGCCTATCAGCCGATTTCGGCCCTTTTCATCAATGAAAAGATTTATGCTGCCCTGAAAAAAGGGGCCGATGAAGTGGGCGTGTTTGGCCATGGCTTTACCTATTCCGGCCACCCGGTGGCTGCTGCCGTTGCCCTTGAAACCCTTAAAATTTACGAAGAAGACGGCATTGTTGACCATGTTCGCGAGGTGATGGGCCATTTTCAGAAACGCCTGCGCGACCTTAACAAATTTGACAATGTTGGCGAAACCCGTGGTCGCGGCCTGATTGGCGCGTTTGAACTGGTTGCCGATAAATGCGCCAAAACGCCCTTTACCCCCACCGGCTGGGCTGGCAAGGCCGTTGCCGAACTGTGCCTGAAGGAAGGGGTGATTTTGCGCGCAATGGGCGATAGCGTTGCCTTGTGCCCGCCGCTGATTATTACCGACGAGCAGATCGACGACATGTTCGACAAAATCGAGGTCGCCCTGGGCAAATGGCAGCAGGCGATCTAA
- the hemA gene encoding 5-aminolevulinate synthase — translation MNYNNFFKDALGGLKAEGRYRVFANLERIVGEFPRAWLHTGNGEEPRKITVWCSNDYLGMGQHPKVLDAMQAEITGQGGGAGGTRNISGSNHVHVALEEELASLHGKEAALLMTSGYVANWTTLSTLGSKLPDCVIISDAFNHNSMIEGMRHSKAERRIWKHNDLEHLEQILADLGPNRAKIVAFESVYSMDGDIAPIGKILDLCEKYNALSYLDEVHAVGMYGPHGGGVAERDGVMDRVDIVQGTLAKAFGVIGGYIAGKSEIVDFVRSFGNGFIFTSSHPPSIAAGALASIRHLKESNVEREAQKERAETLRQRMRDAGLPVMDAPSHIVPLMVGDAAMCKEASDRLLYDHDIYVQPINYPTVPRGTERLRFTPGPLHNDELIDHLINSLLTVWSQLGIQKAA, via the coding sequence ATGAATTATAACAATTTCTTCAAAGACGCGCTTGGTGGCCTTAAGGCTGAAGGCCGTTATCGTGTGTTCGCCAATCTTGAACGCATCGTCGGGGAATTCCCGCGCGCCTGGTTGCATACCGGCAATGGCGAAGAACCGCGCAAAATTACCGTGTGGTGCTCGAACGACTATCTGGGCATGGGCCAGCATCCCAAGGTGCTTGATGCCATGCAGGCCGAAATCACCGGCCAGGGTGGCGGTGCCGGTGGCACGCGCAATATTTCCGGTTCCAACCACGTTCATGTCGCACTTGAGGAAGAACTTGCCAGCCTGCATGGCAAGGAAGCAGCCCTGCTGATGACCTCGGGCTATGTTGCCAACTGGACCACGCTTTCTACCCTTGGCTCCAAACTGCCTGATTGCGTTATTATTTCCGATGCGTTCAACCACAATTCCATGATCGAAGGCATGCGCCATTCCAAGGCCGAACGCCGCATCTGGAAACATAATGATCTGGAACATCTTGAACAGATTTTGGCTGACCTTGGCCCGAACCGCGCCAAGATTGTCGCCTTTGAATCGGTTTATTCGATGGATGGCGATATTGCCCCGATCGGCAAGATCCTTGATCTGTGCGAAAAATATAACGCCCTTTCCTATCTGGACGAAGTCCATGCTGTGGGCATGTATGGCCCGCATGGCGGCGGTGTTGCCGAACGCGACGGCGTTATGGACCGCGTTGACATTGTTCAGGGCACCCTTGCCAAGGCATTTGGTGTGATTGGCGGCTATATTGCCGGTAAATCCGAAATCGTCGATTTTGTTCGCAGCTTTGGTAACGGCTTTATCTTTACCAGTTCCCATCCGCCCAGCATTGCGGCCGGTGCCCTTGCCAGCATTCGCCACCTTAAAGAAAGCAATGTTGAACGCGAAGCCCAGAAGGAACGCGCCGAAACCCTGCGTCAGCGCATGCGCGATGCCGGCCTGCCGGTGATGGATGCCCCCAGCCATATTGTCCCGCTGATGGTGGGGGATGCGGCGATGTGCAAGGAAGCCAGCGACCGCCTGCTTTATGATCACGACATTTATGTGCAGCCGATCAATTACCCGACCGTACCGCGCGGCACCGAACGCCTGCGCTTTACCCCCGGTCCGCTGCATAATGATGAATTGATCGACCATCTGATCAATTCCCTGCTGACCGTCTGGAGCCAGCTTGGCATTCAGAAAGCAGCCTGA
- a CDS encoding orotate phosphoribosyltransferase, producing the protein MSDQPKTASHCSYAAKTVARILLDIGAVNFRPEEAYILTSGWASPTYIDCRKLISFPRARRKVIELAARQISDNAGYERFDAVAGGETAGIPYSAWLADALDLPMQYVRKKPKGFGRKARIEGDIHENQRVLLVEDLATDGASKVNFVNAIREAGAECKHAFVVFFYGVFPNALEELKKDDIELHYLCTWHDVLAVAEEGEYFSPEAIAGVRDFLADPIGWSKAHGGKHD; encoded by the coding sequence ATGTCAGATCAGCCCAAAACCGCATCGCATTGTTCATATGCCGCCAAAACTGTCGCCCGTATCCTGCTGGATATCGGTGCGGTCAATTTTCGCCCAGAAGAAGCCTATATCCTGACATCGGGCTGGGCCAGCCCCACCTATATCGATTGCCGCAAGCTGATTTCGTTCCCGCGTGCGCGCCGCAAAGTCATCGAACTGGCCGCCCGCCAGATTTCGGACAATGCTGGCTATGAACGTTTTGACGCTGTTGCCGGTGGCGAAACCGCAGGCATCCCCTATTCCGCATGGCTGGCCGATGCACTGGACCTGCCGATGCAGTATGTGCGCAAAAAACCCAAGGGTTTTGGCCGCAAAGCCCGCATTGAAGGCGACATTCACGAAAACCAGCGTGTCCTGCTGGTCGAAGACCTGGCAACCGATGGTGCATCGAAGGTCAATTTCGTCAATGCCATCCGCGAAGCTGGCGCCGAATGCAAACATGCCTTTGTCGTGTTTTTCTATGGCGTGTTCCCCAATGCGCTGGAAGAATTGAAAAAGGACGATATCGAACTGCATTACCTGTGCACCTGGCACGATGTGCTGGCCGTTGCCGAAGAAGGCGAATATTTCAGCCCCGAAGCCATTGCCGGTGTGCGCGATTTTCTGGCCGATCCGATTGGCTGGTCAAAAGCCCATGGTGGCAAGCACGACTAA
- a CDS encoding ABC transporter permease codes for MRRFILTRLWQTILVMVLVSFGAYLLIGLMPGDPIDLMITANPAITSADIARLKGLYGLDQPLVLRWFHWLSAALGGDFGYSRLFSQPVTALIGPALLNSLKLMLASWALSLAIALPAGIYAALKPHSLRDYGINLAAFAGVSIPPFWLGLMAILVFAVSLHWLPAGGTGQLDDASGWQGLRYLILPVATLTIASVGSHIRFVRGSMIEVMRQDFIRTARAKGLSETGVVTRHALRNGMMPVVTLLGLEFGSLFSGALITETLFSWPGMGRLIYNAVIGSDYNLAMAGLMLATLVTLVGNLLADIGYKLLDPRVKLS; via the coding sequence ATGCGGCGCTTTATCCTTACCCGGCTTTGGCAGACCATACTGGTCATGGTGCTGGTGTCATTCGGGGCCTATCTTTTGATTGGCCTGATGCCCGGCGACCCGATTGACCTTATGATCACGGCCAACCCTGCCATCACATCGGCCGATATTGCACGCCTTAAGGGCCTTTATGGCCTTGATCAGCCGCTTGTCCTGCGCTGGTTTCACTGGTTATCGGCGGCCCTTGGCGGTGATTTTGGCTATTCGCGCCTGTTTAGCCAGCCTGTCACCGCCCTTATTGGCCCGGCACTGCTAAACAGCCTGAAACTGATGCTGGCAAGCTGGGCGCTGTCACTTGCCATTGCGCTGCCTGCCGGAATATATGCGGCCCTTAAACCCCATTCCCTGCGCGATTACGGCATTAACCTGGCGGCCTTTGCCGGTGTTTCGATCCCGCCTTTCTGGCTGGGGTTAATGGCCATTCTGGTATTTGCGGTTTCCCTGCACTGGCTGCCTGCGGGTGGCACCGGCCAGCTTGACGATGCCAGCGGCTGGCAGGGCCTGCGATACCTGATATTGCCCGTCGCAACCCTGACCATCGCCAGTGTCGGGTCGCATATCCGGTTTGTGCGCGGTTCCATGATCGAGGTCATGCGCCAGGATTTTATCCGCACCGCACGGGCCAAGGGCCTGTCGGAAACCGGGGTTGTTACCCGCCATGCGCTGCGCAATGGCATGATGCCGGTTGTGACCCTGCTGGGTCTTGAATTTGGCAGCCTGTTTTCGGGCGCGCTGATTACCGAAACCCTGTTTTCATGGCCCGGTATGGGGCGGCTTATCTACAATGCCGTTATCGGGTCGGATTATAACCTCGCCATGGCGGGGTTGATGCTGGCAACACTGGTTACACTGGTTGGCAATCTTCTGGCTGATATCGGTTACAAGCTGCTGGACCCACGGGTGAAGCTGTCATGA
- a CDS encoding GNAT family N-acetyltransferase: protein MLPPDIHIRPEQPGDATAIHALTQLAFAGAAHSDGTEQDIIIRLRERGKLACSLVALQSNDIVGHIAFSPVTIDQDQDQDQSQANSHWYGLGPVSVTPALQGHGIGGALIMQGVNHLQTGLQAGGCVVLGDPAYYGKFGFAPSPVLTFPHAPAEYFMIRSFDGAIPTGIVHYDAAFGV, encoded by the coding sequence TTGTTACCGCCTGACATACATATCCGCCCCGAACAACCCGGCGATGCCACCGCCATCCATGCCCTGACGCAACTGGCATTTGCCGGTGCGGCGCATAGCGATGGCACCGAACAGGACATTATCATCCGCCTGCGCGAGCGCGGCAAACTGGCCTGTTCACTGGTTGCCCTTCAGAGCAATGATATTGTCGGTCACATCGCCTTTTCACCCGTCACGATCGATCAGGATCAGGATCAGGATCAGTCCCAGGCAAATTCGCACTGGTATGGGCTGGGCCCCGTATCCGTCACCCCTGCCCTGCAAGGCCATGGCATTGGTGGCGCGCTGATCATGCAGGGGGTAAATCACCTGCAAACGGGATTACAGGCTGGCGGCTGTGTGGTGCTGGGCGATCCGGCCTATTATGGCAAGTTCGGTTTTGCACCGTCCCCTGTGCTGACCTTTCCGCACGCACCGGCGGAATATTTCATGATCCGGTCGTTTGATGGCGCAATTCCCACCGGCATCGTGCATTACGACGCTGCCTTTGGCGTTTAA
- a CDS encoding universal stress protein, with protein MFRDMLVHIDNTKPCTERLSVALTVAKAHKAHLTGVYVLPRAEIPRFMEVQISADIMEAQRRTIREGAAEAKVAFTEACEKAGVPFSWQEVNCLATEIADTVAMYARHHDLTVLGQYDPESSDPSSTSEMPDKVILTAGAPVLVVPRYGKYETVGTRVMVAWKPYREAVRAVNDGMSFLENAKSALVLCADPNKAARDSIPVPGVDIADRLARHGVNVRKETMNAEGISVGDLLLSRAADESIDLMLCGAYGRPRLRELMLGGVTQHLLKHMTVPVLFSH; from the coding sequence ATGTTTCGCGATATGCTTGTCCACATCGACAATACCAAACCCTGCACCGAACGGCTTTCGGTTGCCCTGACGGTTGCAAAGGCACACAAGGCCCATCTGACGGGTGTGTATGTTCTGCCGCGCGCGGAAATCCCGCGTTTTATGGAAGTCCAGATTTCCGCCGACATCATGGAAGCCCAGCGCCGCACCATCCGTGAAGGTGCCGCCGAAGCAAAAGTCGCCTTTACCGAAGCCTGCGAAAAAGCGGGCGTGCCGTTTAGCTGGCAGGAAGTAAACTGCCTTGCCACCGAAATTGCCGACACCGTTGCCATGTATGCCCGCCATCATGACCTGACGGTTCTGGGCCAGTATGACCCGGAAAGTTCCGATCCGTCATCGACCTCGGAAATGCCGGACAAAGTTATTCTGACGGCGGGTGCGCCCGTTCTGGTTGTGCCGCGTTATGGCAAATATGAAACCGTTGGCACCCGCGTCATGGTGGCATGGAAACCCTACCGTGAAGCCGTTCGCGCGGTAAATGACGGCATGTCTTTCCTTGAGAATGCCAAATCGGCACTGGTTCTGTGCGCCGACCCGAACAAAGCCGCCCGCGATTCCATCCCGGTTCCCGGTGTTGACATTGCCGACCGCCTGGCACGCCACGGCGTGAATGTGCGCAAGGAAACCATGAATGCCGAAGGCATCAGTGTTGGCGACCTTTTGCTGTCGCGTGCTGCGGATGAAAGCATCGACCTTATGCTTTGCGGTGCCTATGGCCGCCCGCGCCTGCGCGAATTGATGCTTGGTGGTGTTACCCAGCACCTTCTCAAACATATGACGGTGCCGGTCCTGTTCTCGCACTGA
- a CDS encoding oxidoreductase — protein MSNLAPVWMISGCSTGLGHALAKAVLAAGNRAILTARRPETLADLAARYPETALAVELDVTKPQTITSAVTKAQQHFGRIDVLVNNAGYGYLAAIEEGDDAEIRDQFETNVFGVINLTKAVLPLMRAQKSGHIINISSIGGLVAFGATGYYHATKFALEALSESLWHETAPLGINVTIVEPGPFRTDWAGRSMIAAKTIIDDYAETAGKRRESTFAASGQQPGDPDRAAQAIITAVQAPNPPLRLLLGTLAYDIAIKRLTALRDNFDQWRDLTLSTDFQ, from the coding sequence ATGTCAAATCTAGCGCCTGTATGGATGATTTCCGGCTGTTCCACCGGTTTGGGCCATGCCCTGGCAAAGGCGGTTCTGGCGGCGGGTAACCGCGCCATTTTAACCGCCCGCCGCCCCGAAACCCTGGCTGACCTTGCGGCCCGTTATCCCGAAACGGCACTTGCCGTCGAACTTGATGTCACGAAACCACAAACCATCACATCGGCGGTTACAAAGGCACAGCAGCATTTCGGCCGGATTGATGTATTGGTCAATAATGCGGGTTATGGCTACCTTGCTGCGATTGAAGAAGGCGACGATGCCGAAATCCGCGACCAGTTTGAAACCAATGTTTTTGGTGTCATCAATCTGACCAAGGCCGTTTTGCCCCTTATGCGGGCGCAGAAATCGGGCCATATCATCAATATTTCATCGATTGGCGGGCTGGTGGCCTTTGGCGCGACGGGCTATTACCACGCCACCAAATTCGCACTTGAGGCCCTTTCGGAATCTCTGTGGCATGAAACAGCGCCGCTGGGCATTAATGTTACAATCGTAGAACCCGGCCCCTTCCGAACCGACTGGGCGGGCCGGTCCATGATTGCAGCAAAAACCATTATTGATGATTACGCCGAAACAGCGGGCAAACGGCGCGAGTCCACCTTTGCCGCATCAGGCCAGCAACCGGGCGACCCGGACCGTGCCGCACAGGCCATTATTACCGCGGTTCAGGCCCCAAACCCGCCATTACGCCTGCTTTTGGGCACACTGGCCTATGATATCGCAATTAAACGCCTGACCGCCCTTCGCGATAATTTTGACCAATGGCGGGACCTGACGCTTTCGACCGACTTCCAGTAA
- a CDS encoding peptide ABC transporter substrate-binding protein encodes MRKFFGIMLLVGAMLASSTGITRAAETFKIGISGYPETLHPAFSSSAVQSYILGFVRRPIMVYNHDWKVACLMCETVPSFENGLAKRVPLKDGKEGVQLSLSIPADAKWGDGTALTTKDVAFSIEVGQNENVAVANKEVFNRIVDFNIVDDQHFTVTLDRIDYTYNAFMGVEILPSHLEKAIYDEDPATYQKRSLYVTAPDTPGLWFGPYLVKKVITASAVMLEANPYWWGKKPQIQSIQLRNFENTAALEASLRAGEIDYTPGEIGLSLDKVITFEKRFGDKYDFLYKKGLSFYHLDVNSAFAPLGDKRVRQALLYAIDRDEISQKLFDGKNAPTLDFIHPDDPVFTDDVPHYQFDPQKADALLNEAGWTRTGNAMRKNAQGETLHFTLYGATESSTGQLIQQVLQNRWKQAGIDVDILNQPARVLFGETLPQRKFDGLAMFGWISAPEHLPLTILKSDQIPTAENHFEGQNYTGYNNPKVDALIDQIELELDFDKRVPLWHELQKIYATDLPALPLYHGENGFIFPKWLKGIRPTGHMYPSSLWAEEWYRTDQ; translated from the coding sequence ATGCGCAAGTTTTTCGGGATAATGCTGCTGGTAGGGGCGATGCTGGCATCATCAACCGGCATCACCAGGGCTGCTGAAACCTTTAAAATCGGTATAAGCGGCTATCCCGAAACGTTACATCCCGCCTTTTCGTCCTCGGCTGTGCAATCCTATATCCTGGGCTTCGTGCGCCGGCCGATCATGGTTTATAACCATGACTGGAAAGTCGCCTGCCTGATGTGCGAAACCGTGCCATCCTTTGAAAACGGGCTGGCAAAACGGGTGCCGTTAAAGGACGGCAAAGAAGGCGTGCAGCTTAGCCTGAGCATCCCTGCCGATGCCAAATGGGGCGATGGCACTGCCCTGACGACCAAAGACGTCGCCTTTAGCATCGAAGTTGGCCAGAACGAAAATGTTGCCGTCGCCAACAAGGAAGTTTTCAACCGCATTGTTGATTTCAACATTGTCGATGATCAGCATTTCACCGTTACGCTGGATCGCATCGATTACACCTATAATGCCTTTATGGGTGTTGAAATCCTGCCTTCCCATCTTGAAAAAGCGATCTATGACGAAGACCCGGCGACCTACCAGAAACGCAGCCTTTATGTCACGGCACCCGATACACCGGGCCTGTGGTTTGGCCCCTATCTGGTCAAAAAGGTGATCACGGCCAGTGCCGTCATGCTGGAAGCCAACCCGTACTGGTGGGGCAAAAAGCCGCAAATCCAGTCCATCCAGTTGCGCAATTTTGAAAATACCGCCGCCCTTGAAGCATCGCTTCGCGCAGGCGAGATTGATTATACCCCCGGCGAAATCGGCCTGTCACTGGACAAGGTTATTACCTTTGAAAAGCGTTTCGGCGACAAATACGACTTCCTTTATAAAAAGGGCCTGTCCTTTTATCATCTGGATGTGAACAGCGCCTTTGCCCCGCTGGGCGACAAACGTGTGCGCCAGGCCCTACTTTATGCCATTGACCGCGATGAAATCAGCCAGAAACTGTTTGATGGCAAAAACGCCCCGACACTGGATTTCATCCATCCAGACGACCCGGTTTTTACCGATGATGTCCCGCATTACCAGTTTGACCCGCAAAAGGCCGATGCCCTGTTAAATGAGGCGGGCTGGACGCGCACCGGCAATGCCATGCGCAAAAACGCCCAGGGTGAAACCCTGCATTTCACCCTTTATGGTGCGACTGAAAGCAGCACCGGCCAATTGATCCAGCAGGTGTTGCAAAACCGCTGGAAACAGGCAGGCATTGATGTGGATATTTTAAACCAGCCTGCACGCGTGCTGTTTGGCGAAACCCTGCCCCAGCGCAAATTTGACGGACTGGCAATGTTTGGCTGGATATCGGCCCCGGAACATTTGCCGCTGACCATTTTGAAATCCGACCAGATCCCGACCGCCGAAAACCATTTTGAAGGCCAGAATTATACCGGCTACAACAACCCGAAGGTTGACGCCCTGATCGACCAGATCGAGCTGGAGCTTGATTTCGACAAGCGTGTGCCGCTGTGGCATGAATTGCAGAAAATCTATGCGACCGACCTTCCCGCCCTGCCGCTGTATCATGGTGAAAACGGTTTCATTTTCCCCAAATGGCTGAAGGGTATTCGCCCCACGGGGCATATGTATCCAAGCTCGCTTTGGGCGGAAGAATGGTATCGGACGGATCAATAA
- a CDS encoding ABC transporter permease, translating into MTDHTPQITPPAQGAAAQKTSSSPWRLAARRFSRHKLAWISLVILLLFAIASACAPLVAHLLGTDAQAVDLFSRYAPPSAEHPLGTDELGRDTLLRLLYGGQVSLMVGVSSALCAAIIGTFIGIIAGFRGGWLDGFLMRFTDGIISLPLLPLLIVLAAIDPGKLGIPREIINGESFSLYRIILIIALFGWTTVARLVRAATLALREREFVMSARALGAGPGRIIWRHILPNVVTPIIIATTLAVGNVILMESVLSFLGLGIQPPVPSWGNMLTHAQEFIWDAPLLALWPGLLIFVTVIAVNFLGDGLQDALDPRADSDIAPATGQNDTQTAQ; encoded by the coding sequence ATGACAGATCACACACCGCAAATCACCCCACCCGCACAGGGGGCTGCCGCCCAAAAGACGTCATCCAGCCCGTGGCGGTTAGCGGCACGCCGGTTTTCGCGCCACAAGCTGGCGTGGATCAGCTTGGTTATTTTGCTGTTATTTGCCATTGCATCGGCCTGTGCGCCCCTGGTGGCGCATTTACTGGGAACAGATGCCCAGGCGGTTGACCTGTTTTCACGCTATGCCCCGCCCAGCGCCGAACACCCGTTAGGCACAGATGAACTGGGCCGGGACACGTTGTTGCGCCTGCTTTATGGCGGGCAGGTTTCGTTGATGGTGGGGGTCAGTTCTGCTTTATGTGCTGCCATAATCGGCACCTTTATTGGCATCATTGCCGGGTTTCGCGGCGGGTGGCTGGATGGTTTTCTGATGCGCTTTACCGATGGCATCATTTCATTGCCATTGCTGCCGCTGTTAATTGTGCTTGCCGCGATTGACCCCGGCAAGCTGGGCATTCCGCGCGAAATCATCAATGGCGAAAGCTTCAGCCTGTATCGCATTATTCTGATTATTGCGCTGTTTGGCTGGACGACGGTTGCCCGCCTTGTGCGCGCAGCCACCCTTGCCCTGCGTGAACGCGAATTTGTGATGTCCGCCCGCGCCCTGGGTGCCGGGCCGGGCCGGATCATCTGGCGGCACATCCTGCCCAATGTTGTCACACCCATTATCATTGCCACCACCCTGGCGGTTGGCAATGTCATCCTGATGGAAAGCGTGCTGAGCTTTTTGGGTCTTGGCATTCAACCGCCTGTGCCAAGCTGGGGCAATATGCTGACCCATGCGCAGGAATTTATCTGGGATGCGCCGTTGCTGGCACTGTGGCCGGGATTGCTGATTTTCGTAACCGTGATTGCCGTAAACTTCCTGGGGGATGGCCTGCAGGATGCGCTGGACCCGCGTGCGGATAGCGATATTGCCCCTGCAACTGGACAGAACGACACACAAACGGCACAATAG